In Silene latifolia isolate original U9 population chromosome X, ASM4854445v1, whole genome shotgun sequence, the following proteins share a genomic window:
- the LOC141623978 gene encoding uncharacterized protein LOC141623978, which translates to MGVDYYKILGVDKNAKDEDLKKAYRKLAMKWHPDKNPNNKKEAEAKFKQISEAYDVLSDSQKRAVYDQYGEEGLKGGVPPPDAGGAGGTTFYSSGDGPTSFRFSSRSPDDIFAEFFGFSSPFGGMGGGGGGPGGGMRGARFSSGIFGDDMFSGFANGGGDGGGSMHYQGGPRKAPPIENKLPCTLEELYKGTTKKMKISREIADLSGKTMPVEEIITIEVKPGWKKGTKITFPEKGNEQPGITPADLVFVIDEKPHKVFTRDGNDVVLTQRISLAEALTGYTVHVTTLDGRSLSIPINNVIHPSYEEVVPREGMPISKEPSRKGNLRIKFDIKFPMRLTSEQKAGVKKLLG; encoded by the exons ATGGGAGTTGATTATTACAAAATATTAGGAGTTGATAAAAATGCAAAAGATGAAGATTTGAAGAAAGCTTATAGGAAACTTGCTATGAAATGGCATCCTGATAAGAACCCTAATAACAAGAAGGAAGCTGAAGCTAAATTCAAGCAGATTTCTGAAGCTTATGAT GTTCTAAGTGACTCTCAGAAAAGAGCTGTGTATGATCAATATGGAGAAGAAGGATTGAAGGGCGGAGTCCCACCACCAGATGCTGGTGGTGCAGGTGGTACAACTTTCTACTCATCTGGGGACGGACCAACGTCATTCCGGTTTAGTTCACGTAGCCCTGATGACATCTTCGCTGAATTCTTTGGGTTTTCCAGTCCATTTGGTGGGATGGGAGGCGGGGGAGGTGGTCCTGGTGGTGGTATGAGGGGTGCTCGCTTCTCCAGTGGGATTTTTGGTGATGACATGTTTAGTGGTTTTGCTAATGGTGGTGGAGACGGTGGTGGCTCAATGCACTACCAAGGGGGTCCTCGAAAGGCGCCACCTATTGAGAATAAGTTACCATGTACATTGGAGGAGCTTTATAAGGGCACCACTAAAAAGATGAAAATATCTAGAGAGATCGCTGATTTGAGTGG GAAGACGATGCCTGTAGAAGAGATAATAACAATAGAAGTAAAGCCCGGATGGAAGAAGGGAACAAAAATCACATTCCCGGAAAAAGGCAATGAGCAACCAGGCATAACCCCAGCCGATCTGGTCTTTGTAATCGACGAGAAGCCTCACAAGGTGTTCACTCGCGATGGCAATGATGTGGTCCTAACTCAAAGGATATCACTCGCTGAAGCTCTAACCGGGTACACAGTCCATGTAACTACCCTTGATGGAAGAAGCCTTAGTATCCCCATCAACAATGTGATTCATCCGAGCTACGAGGAGGTGGTGCCAAGAGAAGGGATGCCAATATCAAAGGAACCGAGCAGGAAAGGCAACCTGAGGATCAAATTCGACATCAAATTCCCCATGCGTCTGACTTCTGAGCAGAAAGCTGGAGTGAAGAAGCTTTTAGGTTAA